The Tistrella bauzanensis sequence GGTGGCGGTGCTGCGCAGCCTCGCCGGCCCCGACGTCGCGGTGATCGCCGCCCCCGCCGATGATCTGGGGCTGGCCACCGCCAATGCGCTGGCGGCCATCGGCGCCGGTGCCACCGGCGTGATGGGCGCCATCGGCGGCCTGGGCGAACGCGCCGGACTGGTGGCGCTGGAAGAGATCGCGACCGCGATCCGCTATCGCCCCGACCACACCTGCCTTGCCCACGACATCGATCTGGCCCTGATGTCGGAAGCCGGCCAGGACATCGCCGCGGCGCTGGCGGTCGATCTTGGCCGCAACAAGGCGGTGCTGGGCGATTACGTCTTCGGCACCGCCGCCGGCCTGCATCAGCATGGCCTGCTCAACCACCCGATCACTTACGAATACCTGGACCCCGCCGATTTCGGACGGGAACGCCGAATCCTGATCGGCCGCCATTCCGGGCGCGCGGTGCTGCGGTCACGGCTGACCGAGGCCGGTATCAACTTCGCGCCCGACCAGCTGGAAGCGGTCTATCAGGCGGTGATGCGCAGCCCCGACCCTGAGCGGTTCAACGACAATGCCGATCTGGTGGCGCTCTACCGCCAGTTGGCTGCCCATGACATTCAAGGAGCGTGAGACCGATGCAGGTAGCACTTGGCGAACCCGACGACGAGATCATCGACGATGGCGAGGTCGAGCATGTGCTCGATGTGATCCGTGGCGGCGGCCTGACCCTGCTGAAAGCGAATATCGGCTATGGGCTCATCGGCCATACCGAACGCTCGATCCGGCGGATGTACGAGGTGAAGGGCAGGCCGCTCACCAATCCCTGCATCACCATCGGCAATCTTGAAGTGCTGCGCGATCTGGTGATCCCGCTGGACCCGCGACTGCTCGACTGGATCGCCGAGGTGTCGGAGATGACCACGCTCGCGGTCATCAACCGGCTCAACCCCGACAGCCGCCTGTTCAACCGGCTGACGCCCCATGTCCGGCGTCAGTGCAGCGAGAACGGCACCGTCGCCACCTTCATCCGGACCGGCGCCTTCGTCGATAAGCTGGTGGAAAAGGGGCTGGCCGAGGATCTGCTGCTGGTCGGCTCGTCGGGCAACATCTCGTCGACCGGCAATCGCTATACATTCGCCGACGTCCAGCCTCCGGTTCTGGAGGGGGTGGATTTCTGGCACGAGAAGGGCGACGCCAAGTATCGGAATGATCAGAAACTGGCGACGAGCATCGTCAATCTGACCAATTTCACGTTCCGGCGCAAAGGTGTGAACCACGAATACATCGAGCAAAGCCTCGCGGACTTCCGGTCCCGGACCGGCATCTGATATTACATTTCAGATGCATATGACTGTCGCAGCAGACCATCGGGGAAATGAGTGATGTCCGACTACTTCGAAGAGTTCGACCGTATCATCCAGGCCAACAAGTATTCCCGCCATTCCTTCGTGACCGAAATCGAAGCCGGACGCGTGACGCGCGAGCAGATGAAGCGCTGGGCGATTCAGAAATACCATCAGGTCTATCTTCAGAACAGCTGCTACAGCGGCATCCACGCCAATGCCTGGTACGAGGATGTCCGCGCCTTCGAGATGGAACAACTGATCGCCGAGGAAACCGACATCGCCGATGGCAGCGAGAGCCATTACAACCTGATGAAGCGCTTCGCCATCGCGTTGGGCGCCACGGACGCGGAAATCAAGGCGACGCCGGTGGCACCGGAAGTCTGGGATTTCGTCACCTATCTGGTCGGCCATTGCCGCAACAATCATTTCGTCTACGGCATCCTGTCGATCTATGTGAACGAAAGCCAGACCTCGGAAAGTGCCATGAAGATGTATCGCGCACTCGGGTCCACCTTCCAGCTCGACGACCATGCGCTTGAATGGTTCCTGGTCCATGGCGAGGCCGATATCGAGCACTCGTCCCACGCCAAGGATCTGATCGTGAAATACGCCCATGAGGCGCCGAACTTCGAATGGCGAGGCCGGCAGGTGGTGGAGACCGGATCGAAGATGTGGACCAAGCTCCACGACTTCTATTACGGCGTCATCAGCCACTGACCGCCAGCCACGCCCGGGGCCGCCGCGACAACTTGGGGGAGATTGTCGCGGCGGCGTCTTTTTGTGTGGAAGGCAATCCGTCCCCTCAATCCCGCGCCACATAATCCTTGCGCGTGGTCTCGATCACCGCCCATGTCCCGGTGAAGCCGGCGCGCAGGATGAAGCTGTCGCCGGCGGTCACCTCGCGGGGCTTACCGCCATCCTCGGTGATCACCGAGCGACCGGCGAGGATACGGCAATATTCCCAGTGGTCGCTGGTGAAGCGCCATGTGCCGGGGGTCGCCTCCCAGATGCCGGCCGAGACGCCGTCGCCCAGGTCTTCGAGCGCCCAGAGTTTGAACCGGGGCGTGCCCGAGATCACCGCGTCCGGGTTGGGAGCGGACTCCTCCGGCGGCATGTCACCGGTCTGCATCGTGAAAAACCGCGTCATGAGAGTTGGCTTTCGATCGGTCAGCGCGCGGCGGCGGGGCCGCGCCGCTTCATCAGGAACAGGATCAGGGCAACCGCGACCGTGCCGACGATGAACAGGAAGGCGGCGGCGGCGATCGCCGGGCTGATGTTCTCGCGGATGGTCGAAAACATCTGCCGGGCCAGGGTGCGCTGATTGGGGCCGGCGACGAACAGGGTCAGCACCACCTCATCCAGCGAGGTGGCGAAGGCCAGCACCGCCCCCGACAGCACCCCCGGCAGGGCCAGCGGCAAGGTCACCCGGCGGAACACCGTCAGCGGTGTGGCGCCCAGGCTCTGAGCCGCGCGTTCCACCCGGCGATCGATGCCGGACAGCGCGCCGGTCACGCTGACCACCACGAACGGCATCGCCACCACCGCATGGGCGATGATCACGCCGATATAGCTGCTGGCGATGCCAAGCCGCACGAACAGCACCTGCATGCCCACCCCCAGCACCACCGCCGGCACCACCATCGGCAGCAGGAACAGGGTCCGCGCCACTCCCGCCAGCGGCAGATGGCGGTTGCGCAGGCCAAGCGACGCGGCGGTGCCGAGCACGGTTGCGAGCAGCGTGGCGCCGCCGCCGATGATCAGGCTGTTGACGATCGACCGCTGCCACGCTGCCGCGGTCACCAGTTCGTCGAACCAGCGGGTCGAGAAGGCGGGGATCGGGTATGACAGGAAGACGCTGGAGGTGAAGGCCAGCGGCAGGATGGCGATCAGCGGTGCGATCAGGAACACCACCACCGCCACAGCGAACAGGAACCGGATCGGTGCGGGCATGGCCTTACGCCCTCCCCGGCTGTTCGGCCGACAGGCGGCCATAGACGGCATAGAGCAGGATGGTCACCACCAGCAGCACCAGCCCCAGAGCCCCTGCCATGCCCCAATTGGCCGAGCCGGTGGCATAGAAGGCGATGACCGAGCTGATCATCTGGTCGCTCGGGCCCCCGATCAGCGCCGGGGTGATATAATAGCCGATGGCGGTCATGAACACGAGCAGCGCACCCGATGCCAGGCCCCGGGCGCTGAGCGGCAGCACCACCCTCACGAAGGCCCTGAACGGATTGGCGCCCAGCGATTGCGCCGCCGGCACCAGATTCTTCGGAATCGACAGCAGCACGCTATAGATCGGCAGCACCATGAATGGCAGCAGCACATGGGTCATCGCGATCACCACACCCAGCCGGTTGAAGATCAGCGGCAGCGGTTCGCTGATCAGCCCCAGGCTTTGCAGCGTGTCGTTGATCAACCCGTTTTCCTGCAGGATCACGAACCACGCCGCCGTGCGCACCAGCAGCGAGGTCCACAGCGGCAGCAGCACCGCCGCCAGCAGCAGGTTGCGCCGCCAGCCCTCGGCGGCGGCGATCAGCATCGCGTAAGGATACCCGATCACCGCGCAGGCCAGGGTGACAAGGGCCGCGATCCAGAAGGTGCGCAGCATGATCACCCGGTTCGCCGAGGCTTCATCCGGCATCGAGACGATCTCGCCCGCCGGATCGCGGACCAGATCGACGGCCGCCAGCAGATTGCGGTCGGTATAGGGCGTGAGCGCGCCGGTGATCGCCAGCCAGTAGCGCGGCTGGTCCCAGCGCCGGTCGATGGCGGCAAGGTCGGGCACGGTACCACCCGTGGCCTCGTCTGCCACCGTCAGCCTGCCGTCCTGAACAGCGCTGATGGTCTTCGACATCAGGGTGCGGAAACCCGATTGGGCGCTGTTCAGCCGCCGGACCATGTCGCCCACCGCCTGGGTGTCGGTGGCGGCCGCCAGATCGGCGACGATGGCCGCCTGCATGGCCGGCGTCGGCGGCGTCTGGCCGTCCCAGCCGGCGGCGGCCTCCGCCGTGCGCGGCAGGATGCGCAGCACCGCCGGGTCCGACACCGCCTGCGACATCATCGTCACCAGCGGCCAGACGAAGAATACCGCCAGAAACAGCAGCAGGGGCGCGATCAGCAGACCGGCGCCGGCGATCTTCGGCCGCCGGCCGCTCATGGCGCGATCACCCGGCAATCGGCCGGCTGGAAGGTCGCATGGACCTGCGCGCCCGGCTGCCATTCGCGTGATTTGCGATCCAGGCGCACCGTGAAGCCGTGGCCGCCGCCATCCAACTGCACCCGCAGATGGTCGCCCTGATAGATGCAGTCGGTGACCCGTGCCGCAAGCGTGTTGCCGGTTGGCGCCGGCTGGTCGGCAAGCTCTATCCGTTCGGGCCGGATCGACAGCAGCACCGGCTGGCCGGCCGAGACCGGATCGGCGATCGCAGCCATCACATGGCCGCCCGCCGCCAGGGCGATACGCGCCTCGGTGGCGCCGGCCGCCTCGACCGTGCCTTCGACAAGATTGGTCTCGCCGATGAATTCGGCGACGAAACGGCTGCGCGGCTCGTCATAGATCGCGCGCGGGCTGCCGATCTGGGCGATCCGGCCGCGGTTGAACACCGCGATCCGGTCCGACATGGTCAGCGCTTCCGACTGGTCGTGGGTCACGAAAACGATGGTCAGGCCCAGCCGGTTATGCAGGGCGCGGATGTCGAGCTGCATCTGTTCGCGCAGTTGCTTGTCAAGCGCGCCCAGCGGCTCGTCCATCAGCACCACCCGGGGCTCGAACACCAGGGCCCGGGCCAGCGCCACCCGCTGCTGCTGGCCGCCCGACAATTGTGCCGGCCGGCGATCGCTCAGCGTCTGCAACTGCACCATGTCCAGCACCCGTGCCACCCGCTCGCGGATCTCCGCCCGGCCGGTGCCGCGCATCTGAAGCGGGAAGGCGACGTTCTCCGCCACAGTCATA is a genomic window containing:
- a CDS encoding cupin domain-containing protein, with protein sequence MTRFFTMQTGDMPPEESAPNPDAVISGTPRFKLWALEDLGDGVSAGIWEATPGTWRFTSDHWEYCRILAGRSVITEDGGKPREVTAGDSFILRAGFTGTWAVIETTRKDYVARD
- a CDS encoding ABC transporter permease, yielding MPAPIRFLFAVAVVVFLIAPLIAILPLAFTSSVFLSYPIPAFSTRWFDELVTAAAWQRSIVNSLIIGGGATLLATVLGTAASLGLRNRHLPLAGVARTLFLLPMVVPAVVLGVGMQVLFVRLGIASSYIGVIIAHAVVAMPFVVVSVTGALSGIDRRVERAAQSLGATPLTVFRRVTLPLALPGVLSGAVLAFATSLDEVVLTLFVAGPNQRTLARQMFSTIRENISPAIAAAAFLFIVGTVAVALILFLMKRRGPAAAR
- a CDS encoding ABC transporter permease, producing MAAGRAGPCDLPAGRLPGDRAMSGRRPKIAGAGLLIAPLLLFLAVFFVWPLVTMMSQAVSDPAVLRILPRTAEAAAGWDGQTPPTPAMQAAIVADLAAATDTQAVGDMVRRLNSAQSGFRTLMSKTISAVQDGRLTVADEATGGTVPDLAAIDRRWDQPRYWLAITGALTPYTDRNLLAAVDLVRDPAGEIVSMPDEASANRVIMLRTFWIAALVTLACAVIGYPYAMLIAAAEGWRRNLLLAAVLLPLWTSLLVRTAAWFVILQENGLINDTLQSLGLISEPLPLIFNRLGVVIAMTHVLLPFMVLPIYSVLLSIPKNLVPAAQSLGANPFRAFVRVVLPLSARGLASGALLVFMTAIGYYITPALIGGPSDQMISSVIAFYATGSANWGMAGALGLVLLVVTILLYAVYGRLSAEQPGRA
- a CDS encoding TenA family transcriptional regulator produces the protein MSDYFEEFDRIIQANKYSRHSFVTEIEAGRVTREQMKRWAIQKYHQVYLQNSCYSGIHANAWYEDVRAFEMEQLIAEETDIADGSESHYNLMKRFAIALGATDAEIKATPVAPEVWDFVTYLVGHCRNNHFVYGILSIYVNESQTSESAMKMYRALGSTFQLDDHALEWFLVHGEADIEHSSHAKDLIVKYAHEAPNFEWRGRQVVETGSKMWTKLHDFYYGVISH
- a CDS encoding ABC transporter ATP-binding protein, with translation MANLRIRFDRISKSYGNLRVVDDLSLDIAEGEFVSLLGPSGSGKTTLLMMLAGFEQPSSGAILIDGQPINDLPAHRRDMGVVFQSYALFPHMTVAENVAFPLQMRGTGRAEIRERVARVLDMVQLQTLSDRRPAQLSGGQQQRVALARALVFEPRVVLMDEPLGALDKQLREQMQLDIRALHNRLGLTIVFVTHDQSEALTMSDRIAVFNRGRIAQIGSPRAIYDEPRSRFVAEFIGETNLVEGTVEAAGATEARIALAAGGHVMAAIADPVSAGQPVLLSIRPERIELADQPAPTGNTLAARVTDCIYQGDHLRVQLDGGGHGFTVRLDRKSREWQPGAQVHATFQPADCRVIAP
- a CDS encoding Sua5/YciO/YrdC/YwlC family protein is translated as MQVALGEPDDEIIDDGEVEHVLDVIRGGGLTLLKANIGYGLIGHTERSIRRMYEVKGRPLTNPCITIGNLEVLRDLVIPLDPRLLDWIAEVSEMTTLAVINRLNPDSRLFNRLTPHVRRQCSENGTVATFIRTGAFVDKLVEKGLAEDLLLVGSSGNISSTGNRYTFADVQPPVLEGVDFWHEKGDAKYRNDQKLATSIVNLTNFTFRRKGVNHEYIEQSLADFRSRTGI